The sequence below is a genomic window from Pyxicephalus adspersus unplaced genomic scaffold, UCB_Pads_2.0 Sca559, whole genome shotgun sequence.
TAGGCAAATTGAGAACTGTGTTGATgagaaaatttgtttttgaagGGAGCTACAATTAAACGTCATGAAATAACTGGAGACATAATTGTTGCCAGAGTGATCCATGGTGGCCTTGCTGATAGAAGTGGTAAGAAATctctcttttacattttcttttttatgtatgttgcaTACTATGGCATTAGTACTTTTATCAtctctatattttaaaatgaagtgaTACTTGTCCATAAGCTACCTAAATTaatattgtgtttgcttttgcaTTTCTCTATGCCAAGTATGCTGTGTTATTGTAAACAAATGCCAAATCTTAGGAACATACCTTTAAGTGAATCACCATAtgatgggacttttaaagccaacaaTCATCCAAATcctattttttgcatatataaaaattcacttcacttcaaatatttcaaaacacCTTTACATAGAAAACAAATCAGACAGACTAAATGAAAAGCCTTCATTACATACAAATCCTCCAATTGGGGTTTTCCCTAAAAGGGATATATCCCCTtatctacgcgtttcgcagatctaGTCCACTTCTTAAGGAAACAAGGGGATCTATAATttttgtttcctgaagaagcggactagatcctgatttgttttttaagtaaagaTGTTTTAAggtatttaataaagtgaattttgatgtatgcaaaaaaaagatttggaagATTGTTGGCATTAAAAGTCCCGTCATTTGGTGATTCACCTAAAGAATTGTTCCTACAATATGTAACTGGGATGTGGCCATGTTAATTTTTACAGGTTCTGTCAAGAGAATGCCAAATCTTGTCAAGCAATGCATTAATAACTATTTCTTATTTCCTAATCCCAGGTTTATTGTATGCTGGGGATAAACTGGTGGAAGTAAATGGTGTCCCTGTGGATGGGTTAGAACCAGAACAAGTAATTCAAATTTTGGTAAGGTTCCACATTTCATAGTTATAccatttgaatgttttaattaTATTGGAACTAAAGCCATAACTTTTTTTACATACCATCAGGCACCAAGGCAAGGACTTTCCCTTGCTTATCTATTGAATACACATTTCTGCCATCATGGGGTAAATTATACAATCAACTCAATTAAGCTTATCAACACACAGTCAAGTTAGGGACAGAAtttcttttttagctttgtttaagATTTCTAGTATACAACATAATCAGCAGTATAAAACATAGCAATAATaaccaaagaaaataattaaacagaacaaaatgacaaattttacCAATATGTATGGCCATAAAAAAGATAAGGTCAGATAGTATAATATAGTACAATACCCACCAAACATAACCTAAAGGTAGACACCAGCATATTGCTGAGAATGtaccatataaaataatttcaatttcCAGAATACCTGGAAAATAAAGGCACTCCACCTAGTAAGataaaaatcaaaacagaaaaaagatttcaaaaagtTGTGTTTCTACTAATTGGACATTTTAGCAATCATGAAGTATCAGTTTTTATGGACACGTTTTACTTTGATCTCAGGCTGCACTAGAAGAGAATCAACCAAGAATTATATTTATCAAATGTTAAAGCTGACCTGTCCAAAGCCTCAGTTTAAATCTTATAACCAACACTCTATCTATGCTGCCTAAGTTTGTAACTTTCTTTAAAATTACTtcaattttaaggttttattataAGAATTTAAGAATGGAGATTCAGATTGTCACACATGCCTATTTCTAACAATTTCTCTTCTCTAAACATCTTTTAATATAGTTTTGTCAGTTGTTATAAATGATAGTATGTTTCATTTTCAGGTGCATTCTGAAGGGacaattgtatttaaagtaattCCTGTTGGTGACCGTACTGTGAGCAGTCACACAATGGTAAGAATGACCTTTGGTGTCTATGTTGTTTGGAGTAATAAATGTCCCTACCCCTTGTAAATGCTtagctggaattaaaaaaaagttcccctTTTTATCTGTTAGTGCTGCTGGTACCCAGCATGAGAAAATGAGGAGGGTGAATACTTTATGATGTAATGCCCTTGATTGTATATTAGGTGCTGGATGATTACAAAGAACAGAGGTGATAACCATATTAAATGAATTAGCCTGCTTACGTTTAAACAATATATTGTTCCCCTTTAATCTAAAAGTCTTTTTTACAGGACAGGTGGAGCTTTATCACTAAACACGTTCTTCCACATCTCCGCATCTAAACATCACTATGATTACTTATCTTTGTTCCAGATCCAAAGCCTCCATCCAGTGTTTAAAGCTTTGTCTCCTGGTCATTGCAATGATAGCTAACCTATTTTATAACTGCAGATCATAAATCTAAAGCTCTACAGaaatcaaaaaaagtaaaattataaacACCAGAGGAGGGCTTGGATCTGAAactacacacgtccaatggttctcatccgataatcagctcagggccgatatcggacaagaatctggtgtgtgtatcgTCCAAACacactgtcctggcagatccatggacgatgaacgaccacAAAGTGATGGGGgagagcagcagggtgctgcaccatcgttctcccccctccgttctctatagagcagaatggtgctgtatgtacaggacccgttcatgcatcgtgcagtcgttagtggttggaaaggatcatgaaagatcctttccaacaacaattattgcacatgtgtacatagcctaagataaATAATGAGCTTGAGAGGCTGGAAGGTGAAGGGAGCAGTTTAGGTTAGGTGGGGTAGGTGGATGCATTTAGCAAATGTTGTTATATGTAATTTCAGattcatttgtatttacttttttttaaatttcagctaTTTGTCCGAGCTATGGCAGATTACTGGCCTCAGCAGGATCCTGCTATTCCCTGTGCTGATGCTGGGTTACCCTTCAAAAGAGGGGAAATACTGCAAATAGTTGACCAAAGTGATTCCATGTGGTGGCAAGCAAGAAAAGCCTCGGATATCAGTAGGTGTGCAGGTCTCATCCCGTCTAACCACCTTCTGAAAAGGTAACTGTTCCCTGTTTGTTTACTGACAAACAAGCATTGGTCATGGCAATTAATTTGTCTTGAACGATTACTGCTGCAAGTTTGATTTAgggtatttaaaatatatttttttattccaggaAACAACGAGAATTTTGGTGGTCTCAACCATTCATGTCCCACTCTTGTCCTAAAGCTTCACAGTGTGAGTTTCTCCTTGGCTGTCCTTTTCCAACATACATAAATTATTCTTACAATGAGATGTACATTGT
It includes:
- the LOC140321069 gene encoding MAGUK p55 subfamily member 4-like, with protein sequence LFLKGATIKRHEITGDIIVARVIHGGLADRSGLLYAGDKLVEVNGVPVDGLEPEQVIQILVHSEGTIVFKVIPVGDRTVSSHTMLFVRAMADYWPQQDPAIPCADAGLPFKRGEILQIVDQSDSMWWQARKASDISRCAGLIPSNHLLKRKQREFWWSQPFMSHSCPKASQCEFLLGCPFPTYINYSYNEMYIVIREVHDVRLQGNPLVFYMKTISKIFPSSFLEYGDYKGHMYGTSIDTVKDVLEAGKICIIDLEPQGITGARTHELKPYVIFIKPPSRNCMRQTRRNASMITDYFVNMKFKVT